From one Bacteroides fragilis NCTC 9343 genomic stretch:
- a CDS encoding winged helix-turn-helix domain-containing protein: MKRSRLFLWILGILMQAFLISMHFYQRNMEAMYTETEYLLKEVLNEELHRKQLELNMFYVSRIVVDTVPLTIRVTTSEGVKTYTVDLQKSKKNISQSMAERSWHSIVCMKSCLSTDSLQQLWNERLKKSKIFANTDIHISITHLDNTTSYFKCKTCDDLCFGTHKITFYVGNRCEIEITAFWSYLWQAIYQYNSTPFEVIGIVAAVLIIIFCSWYLTKRYISKIRNDRRRLANDRDRERKVRMQLEKDQKRLEVKQKEYERRIKDLSLKGEEREEERKSMEKILKEYKMQIQKLKELRESGKEPLLYILSSKVTFDSYAKLLICGDQSISLTSQACQLLDTFLNAPEYILTYEELLECLWKDGSGDMIRLRVAISRLRIVLSVDPEISIFQKDINKYQLVLPEKG; encoded by the coding sequence ATGAAACGTTCTAGGTTATTTTTATGGATTTTGGGGATATTGATGCAAGCATTTTTAATTAGTATGCACTTCTATCAGAGGAACATGGAAGCAATGTATACCGAAACCGAGTATCTTCTGAAGGAAGTTTTGAATGAGGAACTACACAGAAAGCAATTAGAGTTAAATATGTTTTATGTTTCTAGAATAGTAGTCGATACTGTTCCTTTAACCATTCGTGTTACAACTAGTGAGGGAGTTAAGACTTATACTGTTGACCTCCAGAAAAGTAAAAAGAATATTTCACAAAGTATGGCAGAGCGATCTTGGCACTCAATTGTTTGTATGAAAAGTTGTCTATCTACAGATAGTTTGCAACAACTATGGAACGAAAGGCTCAAGAAATCTAAAATTTTTGCTAATACCGACATACATATATCAATAACTCATTTGGATAATACTACCTCTTATTTTAAATGTAAAACTTGTGACGACCTGTGTTTCGGTACACACAAAATTACTTTTTATGTAGGTAATAGATGTGAAATTGAGATCACTGCTTTCTGGTCTTATTTATGGCAAGCTATATATCAGTATAATAGCACTCCATTTGAAGTAATAGGTATTGTGGCAGCTGTTCTTATCATTATTTTCTGTAGTTGGTATCTGACGAAGAGATATATATCTAAAATTCGAAATGATAGAAGGCGTTTAGCCAATGATCGGGATCGCGAGAGAAAGGTTCGCATGCAATTGGAGAAGGATCAGAAGAGATTGGAGGTAAAGCAAAAAGAGTATGAAAGACGAATTAAAGATCTTTCTTTAAAAGGTGAAGAGCGTGAAGAAGAACGAAAAAGTATGGAGAAAATATTGAAAGAGTATAAGATGCAGATTCAAAAACTTAAAGAATTAAGAGAATCCGGAAAAGAACCGTTACTTTACATACTGAGTTCAAAAGTTACTTTTGATTCCTATGCAAAACTATTGATTTGTGGTGATCAGTCGATATCTCTAACTTCGCAGGCATGTCAACTATTGGATACTTTCCTGAATGCTCCTGAATATATTTTAACATACGAGGAACTATTGGAATGTTTATGGAAAGATGGTAGTGGAGACATGATTCGTTTGCGAGTTGCAATTTCTCGTTTACGTATTGTGCTGAGTGTAGATCCTGAGATTTCTATTTTTCAGAAGGATATTAATAAATATCAATTAGTACTACCTGAAAAGGGTTAA
- a CDS encoding NVEALA domain-containing protein: protein MKMKNYLKAAFLLVAIVSVWVLKPIEKSQDADPLLLQNVEALASGEDSSQTHCYGRGSVDCPVSHDKVDVVYDSYSLGE from the coding sequence ATGAAGATGAAAAACTATTTAAAAGCAGCTTTTCTTTTGGTTGCTATCGTTTCTGTTTGGGTTTTAAAACCGATAGAAAAATCTCAGGATGCAGATCCTCTTTTGTTACAAAATGTAGAAGCTTTGGCAAGTGGGGAAGATTCTTCTCAGACTCATTGTTATGGACGGGGATCTGTAGATTGTCCCGTTAGTCATGATAAGGTAGATGTCGTATATGACTCCTACAGTCTAGGAGAATAA
- a CDS encoding NVEALA domain-containing protein: protein MKLIFGLIVLIGYWPTTKIPKRVNSLFLQNVEALAGSEHVTNLGCLGDGSVDCPINHIKVEHVVQGFSLGE, encoded by the coding sequence ATGAAATTAATCTTTGGGTTAATAGTCTTGATCGGGTATTGGCCTACCACGAAAATTCCTAAGAGAGTAAATTCCCTATTCTTGCAAAATGTAGAGGCGCTTGCCGGCAGTGAACACGTTACCAATTTAGGTTGCTTGGGTGACGGATCTGTAGATTGTCCTATTAACCATATCAAAGTAGAACATGTGGTTCAAGGATTTAGTCTTGGGGAGTGA
- a CDS encoding 6-bladed beta-propeller encodes MKNILLTLLLFILFSCKSTGDKTDCEVLHVDLVERPVPTEELFSKISVIPLETNDSSFLVRPVKVIIKDNGYYIVDEGVPAVFSFDEEGHLLHKIGKKGQGPGEYREIYDAVIKEKENAVYMLSPFGSLYVYSLDGKFIKEIKLPTRSNYQLIEELDSKYFVTWTLPASENENCISVISKESFNNVKEFWHVPPVLTTLNSKPFYNYEHKVYFSNPYQNEVYEVRTDSLRVAYRWDFGKDNLDLKEYGFTLLEDQKVEEYKLMLQCLRDSTVPYLLRHQFQNKKYYYTMLTFGFRHRINLFYRKDDGKSFFFEKTAEGVLLHPLAFNEDFLTCIVFNEDFPNYEKVLPSEEYKKLEERLEDDNPCLIKFYFK; translated from the coding sequence ATGAAGAATATCTTGTTAACACTTCTCTTGTTTATACTTTTTTCATGTAAAAGCACTGGAGATAAAACCGACTGTGAAGTATTACATGTCGATTTGGTTGAACGCCCTGTTCCAACAGAAGAATTATTTTCTAAAATATCTGTCATTCCATTGGAAACCAATGATAGTTCCTTTCTTGTAAGGCCTGTAAAAGTTATTATAAAAGATAACGGATATTATATTGTCGATGAAGGGGTTCCGGCTGTGTTTTCTTTTGATGAAGAAGGGCACCTTTTGCATAAAATAGGTAAAAAGGGACAAGGCCCCGGAGAGTATCGTGAAATATATGATGCCGTTATTAAAGAAAAAGAAAATGCAGTGTATATGCTATCTCCATTTGGCTCTCTTTATGTGTATTCTCTGGATGGAAAATTCATAAAAGAAATAAAACTGCCAACGAGGTCTAATTATCAATTGATAGAGGAACTGGATAGTAAGTATTTCGTTACATGGACATTACCTGCTTCTGAGAATGAAAATTGTATCAGCGTTATTTCTAAAGAGTCTTTCAATAATGTGAAAGAATTTTGGCATGTCCCTCCCGTTCTCACTACTCTGAATTCTAAACCTTTTTATAATTATGAACATAAAGTATATTTTTCGAATCCTTATCAAAATGAAGTATATGAAGTAAGGACAGATAGCTTACGGGTTGCATACCGTTGGGATTTTGGAAAAGATAATCTTGATTTGAAGGAGTATGGATTCACTTTATTAGAGGATCAAAAGGTTGAGGAATATAAATTAATGTTGCAGTGTTTACGTGATTCTACTGTACCTTATTTATTAAGGCATCAATTTCAGAATAAAAAATATTATTATACCATGTTGACGTTTGGCTTTCGGCATCGGATAAATCTGTTTTATCGAAAGGATGACGGCAAGAGTTTCTTTTTTGAGAAAACAGCGGAAGGTGTTTTGCTCCATCCTTTAGCCTTTAATGAAGATTTTCTGACTTGTATTGTTTTCAATGAAGACTTTCCAAACTATGAAAAAGTGCTTCCTTCGGAGGAATATAAGAAGCTGGAAGAGCGTTTAGAAGATGATAACCCCTGTTTAATCAAATTTTATTTTAAATGA
- a CDS encoding winged helix-turn-helix domain-containing protein, producing MTKNKLLSCVIGVIILSLLVGAYFYQRNKVAVHQQAERLFVQMLQEEIERKERNLNLFHLFSESSSDTLPLKICIITEEGKKEYEVDSLKSKKNISQNLRNRSIHSILCEKSHLLPDSLNEHWQSMLKKDHIDTESTIHVRMENLQGKIISSSSHDGVWDTSSGIITSYIGNRCEIEVIGLLAFSWKTILWYHWQPFGWIVICLLLMLLFICFYYKKVNRPPELKEVPYEVVVEKEVVVEKEVIREIIVEKETSPEKKAPLIKQICKVEGQLYGLRYGVVFDSQNRVLNCNGKKMSLSPQQCQILKLFLDAPDYTVTDEDIIKFIWKGQSNVQINTFCSAGNKLGKRLEQAGCGVCFRRFGSDRYRMLFIDDLVDNDLT from the coding sequence ATGACAAAAAATAAATTGCTTTCGTGTGTTATTGGAGTGATAATCCTATCACTATTGGTTGGAGCCTATTTCTATCAACGAAATAAGGTGGCTGTACATCAACAGGCGGAGAGGCTATTCGTACAGATGCTTCAAGAAGAGATAGAAAGAAAAGAAAGAAATTTAAATCTATTTCATCTGTTTTCTGAGAGTTCATCTGATACTTTACCTTTGAAAATTTGCATTATCACAGAAGAGGGGAAAAAAGAGTATGAGGTTGATTCCCTGAAAAGTAAAAAGAACATTTCTCAGAACCTGAGAAACCGGTCAATACACTCTATATTATGTGAGAAATCCCATTTATTGCCGGATTCTTTAAATGAACATTGGCAGAGTATGCTTAAGAAAGATCACATTGATACAGAGTCCACTATACATGTGCGGATGGAAAATCTTCAAGGAAAGATTATTAGTTCATCAAGTCACGATGGTGTGTGGGATACTTCTTCTGGGATTATAACTTCATATATAGGTAATCGTTGTGAGATAGAGGTCATCGGTCTTTTAGCTTTTAGTTGGAAAACAATATTATGGTATCATTGGCAACCTTTTGGATGGATTGTAATTTGTTTGTTATTGATGCTTTTATTTATCTGCTTTTATTATAAAAAGGTGAATCGCCCTCCGGAATTAAAAGAGGTTCCTTATGAGGTTGTCGTTGAAAAGGAAGTCGTTGTTGAGAAAGAGGTCATTCGTGAGATAATAGTTGAAAAAGAAACATCTCCGGAAAAAAAGGCACCTTTAATAAAGCAAATTTGTAAAGTAGAAGGACAACTATATGGTTTACGTTATGGAGTTGTTTTTGATTCCCAGAATAGAGTTCTTAATTGTAATGGCAAGAAAATGTCTTTGTCCCCCCAACAGTGTCAGATTCTAAAGCTTTTTTTAGATGCTCCCGATTATACTGTGACTGATGAGGATATTATTAAGTTTATTTGGAAAGGTCAATCGAACGTTCAGATAAATACGTTTTGTTCTGCCGGAAACAAATTAGGGAAGAGATTAGAGCAAGCTGGTTGTGGTGTTTGTTTCAGGCGTTTTGGAAGCGATCGTTATCGTATGTTGTTCATAGACGACCTTGTTGATAATGATTTGACATAA
- a CDS encoding NVEALA domain-containing protein translates to MKLIFGLGLIALVGYWPAAKTPKRVNSLFLQNVEALAGSEHVTNLGCLGDGSVDCPINHIKVEYVVQGFSLGE, encoded by the coding sequence ATGAAATTGATCTTTGGGCTTGGTTTAATAGCCTTGGTCGGGTATTGGCCTGCCGCGAAAACTCCTAAGAGAGTAAATTCCTTATTCTTGCAAAATGTAGAGGCGCTTGCCGGTAGTGAACACGTTACCAATTTAGGTTGCTTGGGTGACGGATCTGTAGATTGTCCTATTAACCATATTAAAGTAGAATATGTGGTTCAAGGATTTAGTCTTGGGGAGTGA
- a CDS encoding NVEALA domain-containing protein, which yields MSKKIFAALIVAVVATFAGYNIYQSQKTEKIVSDLVIANVEALAGDTEGGATITCSRTCSDGVGRCYKVYDKWGNCHFDGSQTYSCTC from the coding sequence ATGAGTAAAAAGATTTTTGCGGCCCTGATAGTCGCTGTAGTCGCAACTTTTGCAGGCTACAATATATATCAGTCACAGAAAACAGAGAAAATAGTTTCAGACTTGGTGATAGCTAATGTCGAAGCATTGGCAGGCGATACTGAGGGCGGTGCTACTATCACTTGCTCCCGTACGTGTTCTGACGGAGTAGGACGTTGCTACAAGGTTTATGATAAGTGGGGAAACTGTCATTTTGACGGTAGTCAAACATATTCTTGTACCTGCTAA
- a CDS encoding 6-bladed beta-propeller, producing the protein MKNISLILLLFILFSCKSTGDKTDCEVLHVDLVERPVPTEELFSKISVIPLETNDSSFLVRPVKVIIKDNRYYIVDEGVPAVFSFDEEGHLLHKIGKKGQGPGEYREIYDAVIKEKENAVYMLSPFGSLYVYSLDGKFIKEIKLPTRANYQLIEELESKYFVTWTLPASENDNCISVISKESSKNVKEFWHVPPVLTTLNSKPFYNYEHKIYFSNPYQNEVYEVRTDSLRVAYRWDFGKDNLDLKEYGFTLLEDKKVEEYKLMLQYLRDSTVPYFLCDQYQNDKFYYIMLVFGLKHSKNLFYRKEDSKSFFFEKTTEGIHFEPLAFNEDFLTCIVFNEDFPNYEKVLPPEEYKKLEERLEDDNPCLIKFYFK; encoded by the coding sequence ATGAAGAATATCTCGTTAATCCTTCTCTTGTTTATACTTTTTTCATGTAAAAGCACTGGAGATAAAACCGACTGTGAAGTATTACATGTCGATTTGGTTGAACGCCCTGTTCCAACGGAAGAATTATTCTCTAAAATATCTGTCATTCCATTGGAAACCAATGATAGTTCCTTTCTTGTAAGGCCTGTAAAAGTTATTATAAAAGATAACAGATATTATATTGTCGATGAAGGGGTTCCGGCTGTGTTTTCTTTTGATGAAGAAGGGCATCTTTTGCATAAAATAGGTAAAAAGGGACAAGGTCCCGGAGAGTATCGTGAAATATACGATGCCGTTATTAAAGAAAAAGAAAATGCAGTGTATATGCTATCTCCATTTGGCTCTCTTTATGTGTATTCTCTGGATGGAAAATTCATAAAAGAAATAAAACTGCCAACGAGGGCAAATTATCAATTGATAGAGGAGCTGGAGAGTAAGTATTTCGTTACATGGACACTTCCTGCCTCTGAGAATGATAATTGTATCAGCGTTATTTCTAAAGAGTCTTCCAAGAATGTGAAAGAATTTTGGCATGTTCCTCCCGTTCTCACTACTCTGAATTCTAAACCTTTTTATAATTATGAACATAAAATATATTTTTCGAATCCTTATCAAAATGAAGTATATGAAGTAAGGACAGATAGCTTACGGGTTGCATACCGTTGGGATTTTGGAAAAGATAATCTTGATTTGAAGGAGTATGGATTCACTTTATTAGAGGATAAAAAGGTTGAAGAATATAAATTAATGTTGCAGTATTTACGTGATTCTACTGTGCCTTATTTTTTATGCGATCAATATCAGAATGATAAATTCTATTATATCATGTTGGTGTTCGGGCTTAAGCATTCGAAAAATCTATTTTATCGGAAGGAAGACAGTAAGAGTTTCTTTTTTGAAAAAACAACAGAAGGCATTCATTTTGAACCTTTAGCTTTTAATGAAGATTTCCTGACTTGTATTGTTTTCAATGAAGACTTTCCAAACTATGAAAAAGTGCTTCCTCCGGAGGAATATAAGAAGCTGGAAGAGCGTTTAGAAGATGATAACCCCTGTTTAATCAAATTTTATTTCAAATGA
- a CDS encoding DUF1573 domain-containing protein → MKNLILVLGCFFFLISCQQTEKEKLEELVKNWNGKEVLFPTNPSFTLYGKTPVDFKIPVSDYKIVTYVDSLGCSSCKLQLPKWKEFMKYADSIVGYQIPVLFFLHPANVREMRSVLKQNRFDYPVCMDTEDTFNKVNKFPSQLNFQTFLLDKNNHVIAIGNPVHNYDVRELYIHLISGGIDGDSLSNMRTVIKIEEDMVDLGSFDWRREQHITFEIHNIGNNNLVVYDNKTSCGCTSVEYSKEPVQPGKSLAVKVTYKADHPEHFNKTIILYCNASASPLELKITGNAK, encoded by the coding sequence ATGAAAAATCTTATACTGGTGTTAGGTTGTTTTTTCTTTCTAATCTCATGTCAGCAGACCGAGAAGGAAAAACTTGAAGAACTTGTTAAAAATTGGAATGGGAAGGAGGTACTATTTCCGACAAATCCTAGTTTTACGTTATATGGAAAAACTCCTGTCGATTTTAAAATCCCTGTTTCGGATTATAAGATCGTGACCTATGTCGATTCGTTGGGTTGTTCCAGCTGTAAATTGCAATTGCCTAAATGGAAGGAATTTATGAAATATGCGGATTCTATAGTAGGCTATCAAATACCGGTTCTTTTTTTTCTTCATCCTGCTAATGTTCGCGAGATGAGGTCTGTGTTAAAACAAAATCGTTTTGATTATCCTGTTTGTATGGATACGGAAGATACTTTTAATAAAGTGAATAAGTTTCCTTCACAGCTAAATTTTCAAACTTTTTTATTAGATAAAAACAATCATGTAATTGCGATAGGAAATCCGGTCCATAATTACGATGTAAGAGAACTCTATATCCATCTTATTTCAGGAGGAATAGATGGAGATTCTCTTTCAAATATGCGAACAGTGATAAAAATAGAGGAAGATATGGTTGATTTGGGGAGTTTTGATTGGAGACGAGAGCAGCATATAACTTTTGAGATACACAATATTGGTAATAATAATTTGGTCGTTTATGATAATAAGACATCTTGCGGATGTACTTCTGTTGAATATTCCAAAGAACCCGTTCAGCCCGGAAAGTCTTTAGCAGTTAAAGTAACTTATAAAGCAGACCATCCGGAACACTTTAATAAAACTATTATACTATATTGCAATGCTTCCGCTTCTCCTTTGGAATTAAAGATAACTGGAAATGCTAAATAA
- a CDS encoding NVEALA domain-containing protein has product MSYLSLIVAVVATFAGYNIYQSQRVESIMSDLTMANVEALAGSEINDEDCVSASNRYCSVLIVTPNGNYLETYFDQKTKY; this is encoded by the coding sequence TTGTCTTATTTGTCTTTGATAGTCGCTGTAGTCGCAACTTTTGCAGGCTACAATATATATCAGTCACAGAGAGTAGAAAGTATCATGTCGGATTTGACGATGGCCAATGTAGAGGCGTTAGCTGGTTCTGAGATTAATGATGAGGATTGTGTCAGTGCATCTAATCGTTATTGCTCTGTTTTGATAGTGACCCCAAATGGGAATTATCTAGAAACTTATTTTGACCAAAAAACAAAGTACTGA
- a CDS encoding BF3164 family lipoprotein, which translates to MNKIVSFFILILVCSCSDRKEHIANILSMNSIDIKTNRINKDEVIARGAFPFEMIDSLFFLFNGDPSSGALVLCESNASELGHFLQKGNGFGECITPGYIGHCNDTIYVSERSRTRRMTYLLSNHNDSLQYKCLEDVSPKMNSEFYYQICRLQSGLFVGARLFGKEHLFTLLDESLDTLTTFARVPIDIEENANNKLAPFIGHLCIDDNTVYYASNDFSYMAAYDILSEKEIKPVFERMYISPIIQKSANGISLDKYKHLLGFGDIRVYQNYIFATYIGKPDITMDQENDISALVPTHLLVFNKDGVPIVKFKFPFKIRSFVFTKSKMYLLDVDCNIESVDLVELWKHLPD; encoded by the coding sequence ATGAATAAAATTGTATCGTTTTTTATTTTAATTCTTGTTTGTTCTTGTTCAGATAGGAAAGAGCATATAGCAAATATTCTGTCAATGAATTCTATAGATATTAAAACTAATAGGATTAATAAAGACGAAGTAATTGCTAGAGGTGCATTTCCTTTTGAAATGATTGATTCATTATTCTTTCTTTTCAATGGAGATCCTTCGTCTGGAGCATTGGTTTTATGTGAATCGAATGCTTCCGAACTGGGACACTTCTTGCAAAAAGGAAATGGTTTTGGAGAATGTATCACTCCTGGATATATAGGACATTGCAATGATACTATTTATGTTTCTGAACGTTCTAGAACAAGGCGAATGACTTATTTACTATCAAATCATAATGATAGTTTGCAATATAAGTGTCTTGAAGATGTTAGTCCTAAAATGAATTCAGAATTTTATTATCAGATTTGTCGTCTACAAAGTGGTTTATTTGTAGGTGCCCGTTTATTTGGAAAAGAACATTTGTTTACATTGTTAGACGAAAGTTTGGATACACTTACCACTTTTGCACGGGTGCCGATAGACATTGAGGAAAATGCAAATAATAAGCTCGCTCCTTTTATTGGTCATTTATGTATAGATGATAATACGGTTTATTATGCTTCTAATGACTTTTCTTATATGGCTGCTTATGATATTTTATCTGAGAAAGAGATAAAACCAGTATTTGAGAGGATGTATATATCTCCAATAATCCAAAAATCAGCGAATGGGATTTCATTAGATAAATACAAACATCTTTTGGGCTTTGGTGATATCAGGGTTTATCAGAATTATATTTTTGCGACGTATATAGGGAAACCTGATATAACAATGGATCAAGAGAATGATATTTCAGCTTTAGTCCCCACTCATTTGCTGGTTTTTAATAAAGATGGAGTTCCAATTGTAAAATTTAAGTTTCCGTTTAAAATAAGATCATTCGTGTTTACCAAATCCAAGATGTATCTATTAGATGTGGATTGTAATATAGAATCTGTCGATTTGGTAGAGTTGTGGAAGCATTTGCCCGATTGA
- a CDS encoding BF3164 family lipoprotein: MRFNLVVLFVILLSFYSCGREEKTVYDFPLEQSLKSDKEVSLNKELLAPYLMCSYDSTLCLIDWTANPMVHVYNMNTGKEMVAFGNKGMGPDDFLSISQMYVDMGKRSLLLYDQSLQTISSFQIDSLAQGSLSKIDCVSAPKLGMNRVYAYSDSIFYGSGTFESGLIAKCNQKEILNQYLPFPHTEQAVNRDVNYLLFQGDLIMKPDKKRFAYLAYECDLLSIQKVVNDTCLESVVHLNTYTPVFENQSTNEVSSVNVSTDSPKGFLRGVATENYVYALYSGQIGKNKAIANEVYVFDWEGRAVKKVILDRWGICISVDSNDERLCLMTKETDGGEERYHYYCYQLN, from the coding sequence ATGAGATTTAATTTAGTCGTTTTATTTGTAATTTTACTTTCTTTCTATTCTTGTGGCAGGGAAGAAAAAACTGTGTATGATTTTCCTTTAGAACAATCGCTTAAGAGTGATAAGGAAGTTAGTTTAAACAAGGAACTATTAGCTCCCTATCTGATGTGTTCTTATGATTCCACTCTGTGTCTAATAGATTGGACTGCCAATCCGATGGTGCATGTTTATAACATGAATACAGGGAAAGAGATGGTTGCTTTTGGGAATAAAGGCATGGGGCCGGATGATTTTCTATCTATATCCCAAATGTATGTAGATATGGGCAAGCGTTCTTTGCTACTGTATGATCAGTCTTTACAAACTATAAGTTCTTTTCAAATTGATAGTTTAGCTCAAGGCAGTCTTTCAAAGATAGATTGTGTTTCAGCTCCTAAGTTAGGAATGAATAGGGTATATGCTTATTCGGATTCCATATTTTACGGGAGTGGGACTTTTGAAAGTGGCTTGATAGCGAAATGTAATCAGAAAGAGATTTTAAATCAATATCTTCCTTTTCCACACACAGAGCAAGCGGTAAATCGGGATGTAAACTATTTGTTGTTCCAGGGGGATCTTATTATGAAGCCGGATAAAAAACGTTTTGCTTACTTGGCGTATGAGTGCGATTTATTATCTATTCAGAAAGTGGTAAATGATACGTGCCTGGAAAGTGTAGTACATTTGAATACGTATACGCCGGTATTTGAGAATCAATCTACTAACGAAGTGTCTTCTGTTAATGTCTCTACCGATTCTCCTAAAGGATTTCTTCGTGGGGTAGCCACTGAAAACTATGTTTATGCACTTTACAGTGGGCAAATTGGGAAAAATAAGGCAATAGCAAATGAAGTTTATGTATTTGATTGGGAAGGACGTGCTGTAAAGAAAGTGATACTGGATAGATGGGGTATATGCATCTCGGTGGATAGTAATGATGAACGACTCTGCCTGATGACAAAGGAAACGGATGGTGGAGAAGAACGTTATCATTATTATTGTTATCAGTTAAACTGA
- a CDS encoding NVEALA domain-containing protein, which yields MKKTLKVAILLIAILSMGHWMPVKQVRDLNSLSLQNVEALASGETPIYTSCIGTGSVDCPIQHDKVKYVSQGFSLDY from the coding sequence ATGAAAAAAACTTTAAAAGTAGCTATTCTTCTTATTGCTATTCTTTCTATGGGGCACTGGATGCCTGTGAAACAAGTTCGTGATTTAAATTCTTTATCACTTCAGAATGTAGAAGCTTTGGCTAGCGGAGAAACTCCTATTTATACTTCTTGCATTGGTACAGGTTCTGTGGACTGCCCAATTCAACATGATAAAGTGAAGTATGTGAGCCAAGGATTTAGTTTGGATTATTAG
- a CDS encoding NVEALA domain-containing protein translates to MSKKIFAALIVAVVATFAGYNIYQSQRAEMEMSDLAMANIEALANDGESSTETTWSCKGTVGTCGAKCGLCGTTIPKSKGTLTGSHKCSM, encoded by the coding sequence ATGAGTAAGAAGATTTTTGCGGCTCTGATAGTCGCTGTAGTCGCAACTTTTGCAGGCTACAATATATATCAGTCACAGAGAGCAGAAATGGAGATGTCAGATTTGGCAATGGCTAATATAGAAGCTTTGGCTAATGATGGTGAATCTAGTACTGAAACGACTTGGTCCTGTAAAGGAACGGTTGGTACATGTGGTGCAAAATGTGGATTATGTGGTACCACAATTCCTAAGTCAAAAGGAACATTAACAGGAAGTCATAAATGTAGTATGTAG
- a CDS encoding BF3164 family lipoprotein: protein MGKNFSILILIGTILLGCHSTKEKIEFSNRVICSDSISRGLVVLNDTFLFSYPLQMECIDSMLLVLDNVNNNFFHLFTLKGVPIKSFGEKGQGPTDFINVESFNLSEDRKNMYAYDTSLRKIVKYDVSSFLKDSLKSEVIQVNYDSLPQAEVPTIIYDMLSLKDSNFLVKANHKGLRFGLLKDRKVTQLYNSFSDCVNTNDDEEVWSVFCSNTKTKLRPDRTKMLNATYLGGVLELFDLDDNCSLSLAKILYIYEPKYGIAEGAIPKYVVFNETTQIGFEDIYVTNNSIYTLLHSIGSETLPSEITVFNWEGIPITKIKTGCSLSNIAVDEKDNAIYVIAENEQNAYELSCLSLN, encoded by the coding sequence ATGGGAAAAAATTTTAGTATATTGATCTTAATAGGGACTATTCTTTTAGGGTGTCACTCGACAAAAGAGAAGATTGAGTTTTCAAACAGAGTGATTTGTAGCGATAGTATATCGCGAGGACTGGTTGTTTTAAATGATACGTTTTTATTTTCGTATCCTTTGCAAATGGAATGTATAGACTCAATGCTACTGGTATTGGATAATGTTAATAATAACTTCTTCCATCTGTTTACTCTAAAGGGGGTACCTATAAAATCATTTGGAGAAAAAGGGCAAGGGCCTACTGATTTTATAAATGTGGAATCATTCAATTTATCTGAAGATAGAAAAAACATGTATGCCTACGATACGTCATTACGTAAAATAGTGAAATATGATGTTTCTTCTTTTCTAAAAGACTCATTGAAATCTGAGGTTATACAGGTGAATTATGATAGCTTGCCTCAAGCCGAAGTGCCTACAATAATCTATGATATGCTTTCTCTTAAAGATTCAAACTTTCTTGTAAAAGCAAATCATAAGGGTCTTCGGTTTGGATTATTAAAAGATAGAAAGGTTACTCAATTATACAATTCTTTCTCAGATTGTGTAAATACGAATGATGATGAAGAAGTCTGGTCAGTTTTCTGTAGCAATACCAAAACCAAATTAAGACCTGACAGGACAAAGATGTTGAATGCAACCTATCTTGGAGGAGTATTGGAATTGTTTGATTTGGATGATAATTGTTCCTTATCATTGGCAAAGATACTTTATATTTACGAGCCTAAATATGGTATTGCCGAAGGGGCAATACCCAAATATGTTGTTTTCAATGAAACGACTCAGATTGGTTTTGAGGACATATATGTAACCAATAATAGTATATATACATTATTACATAGTATAGGGAGTGAAACTTTACCTTCGGAAATTACTGTATTTAATTGGGAGGGAATTCCGATAACTAAAATTAAAACAGGGTGCTCCCTCTCTAATATTGCCGTCGATGAGAAGGATAACGCAATCTATGTAATTGCCGAGAACGAACAGAATGCTTATGAGCTTTCTTGTTTGTCTTTAAATTGA